The sequence GGACGCCACCACCACCCGCGCGCGGATCACGACCGCCCCTCCGGACGCTCCCACAGACCCGTCTTCCCGCCTTCCTTGCGGAGCACCCGGACCGCGTCGACGCTGGCCGCCGGATCCACCGCCTTGACCATGTCGACCAGGGCCAGCCCGGCGACCGCGACCGCGGTCAGCGCCTCCATCTCGACCCCGGTGCGGTCGGCCGTGCGGGCGGTCGCGGTGATCTCGACCGTGTCGACGGTCGGCACCAGATCGACCGTGACACCGTGCAGGGCGATCGGATGGCACAACGGGATCAGATCAGGGGTTCGTTTGGCGCCCATGATCCCGGCCAGCCGCCCGACCGCGAGCGCGTCACCCTTGGGTAACCCGTCGCGACGTAGCAGATCGATCACCTCGCGGGTGGTCCGCAGCCGGCCGGCGGCCACCGCCACCCGGCCGCTGACCGGTTTGGCGGAGACGTCGACCATGCGGGCCGCGCCGGCCGGATCGACGTGGGTGAGCTGGGCGGGTTCGGTCACGATCGCGAGCCTATCCCTCCGGTACGACAGCCCCGGTCGATCGTGCTCGGAAGGAGCGGCGCTCACGCGCCGCTCCTTCCTCACCAGCCTGCCGTCGGTCGCTGGGGAAACTGACGGCAGGTAGCCACGACGAGATCCGGCAGTCGCCGGATCTCCCCCCGTCGGTGAACGCCCCGCAGGCTAGCGAGCCCGGCGATAAGAAATCGATAAGTGGCGGTTGCGAGGCCCGGGCAAATTGATCAATGTTCCGAGGAGCTCGCTGACAAGGCAGCGGCGGCAATCTCGGCCAGACGACGTTCGACGTCGAGGCGCTCGGGTGCGCCCGTGCGCTGAAAGAGTGCCAGTGCGCGTTCCCAGTGCCGGCGGGCCTCCGTCGGGTGGGTGGTCAACAGGTGTTCGGCCAACCCGGTCAGCGCCCGCGCCTGTTCGTACCGGTTGTCGGTCCGAGCGGCCGTTTCGAATGCTTGCCTGTGGGCACGCGTCGCGCCGTCGATGTCACCCGCAGCCGCCAGAGTCCGGCCGAGTTCGTTCAGTACGCTGCACTCCGCCTGACTTTCGGCAAAATCTCCGGCGAGTTCCAGGGCAAGCTCATGCTGTCGCAGCGCGTCCTTCAGTCGGCCGATACCACGGTACGCAATACCCATGACGTTCCGCGCATCGGCCTCGCCGTACCGGTGGCCGGTCCGCGCATACAGGACCAGGGCAGACCTCAGCAATCGAAGCGCCTGCGAGTGCTCACCCATTCGCACCCGCACTCCGGCGATGTGGCTGAACGCGTTGGCAATCTGGTAGCAGTCGCCTTCCACGCGGGCCCAGAAGAGGTGCAGGCGATGTGCGCGCAGGGCTTCCGGATATCGCCCCAGGGAGGTAAGTGCGAGCCCGATATTGGGCAGATGGATCCGAATCCTGCTGAGATCGGACAAGGGAAGTTCGCGCAGCGCCTCCACGGCAAGGATGGAGGACTGCTCGAAGTCTCCCTTCGCCCAGTACACAACACTCAAATTACCCCGGATCCTGGCTACTTCGCGCTTGTCATTCGATTCCTCAGCCATGGCCAACGCTTCCTCAAGACAAAGAATCGCCCGGCGATAGGACCCGGTCTTGGTTAGCGCAGACGCCAGATAGTTCTTCATCGAGCGCATCGCGGAACGGTCGCCGCACCTCTCTGCGGCGATAAGCCCCACTTCATGGGTTCGCATGATGTCCTCGAAATAACCACGCACGTAAAAGAAGCGCCACAGAACCCGGGAGATCCTCCACGTGTACCCGTCGGCGTCATTTTCCGCCGCCAACTCGATCAGCAGATTCAGGTTACTTCGCTCTCGCTCCAACCAGTCGACATCGACCGCATCGCATCCGGGTACCAGATCCGGCCGCTCCGGCACCACGTCGCCAATGTCCTGTCGGACATTCACGAGCCGATTCAGCGTCTTCGCAGCCACGATGGAAGTGTGCAAGACGAGATCGAACAGGCTCACCAGCGCCGCCTGTCGTACCTGAGCCAGATCAGCCTCGACGCACCTTTCCCGCGCGTACTGGCGGACCAGGTCATGCATCCGGTACCGCCCGTTCGCCGTTTCCTCCACAAGGTGACGATCAATCAGGTCGTCGACTATCTCTCCGGCCTCGGAATAGGACAGTCCGGCCATCGCCGCCACCATCGCGACGCCGTAGTACCCGGTGTGCAGGCCCAGCAGTCGAAAGACGCGCTTACCCACCTCGTTCAGCGGCTCGTAGGAAGCGTCGAACGCCGAGGCGACACTTCGATCGCCCGCCCCAAAGGTGGCTAGCGTCGAATCGTGGATCGCCAGCCGGGCCGCCAAGTCGGCCAGACGCCGGTTACGTCGGTGCGCCAGACGCGATCCGACCAGCCGTATTGCCAGCGGCAGGTGACCACAACGACGGACGATCTCCGCAGCGGACTCGGGTTCGGCATGCACCCGATCGGCGCCGGCG is a genomic window of Micromonospora tarapacensis containing:
- the moaC gene encoding cyclic pyranopterin monophosphate synthase MoaC encodes the protein MTEPAQLTHVDPAGAARMVDVSAKPVSGRVAVAAGRLRTTREVIDLLRRDGLPKGDALAVGRLAGIMGAKRTPDLIPLCHPIALHGVTVDLVPTVDTVEITATARTADRTGVEMEALTAVAVAGLALVDMVKAVDPAASVDAVRVLRKEGGKTGLWERPEGRS
- a CDS encoding AfsR/SARP family transcriptional regulator encodes the protein MKIKVLGGLQLFSRASSVVLGTPKQQTLFAMLAVQPGRPVAIEQLIDEMWPDGPPRSAVPNTRTYAANLRRKFESFESDRRVLARQGSGYRLDARPDEVDLVRFRDHVEEARLARSQGQVDHARSLLGKAIALWEGPPLAGVPKGPALAAHVAVAEEQYLLAVELLAEVNIEIGKLDEAIPLLRKLVADHPLRESALLALMRALDRRGDHAGGISVYRAASRAIRDELGIEPVVELRHLYQSMTERSTRRTGPVRPDVDRSGGGAHSSAPALVAANRGEWDWLPRPVADFIGRGDIVERMIAKTRAADQSAPVVHLIDGMAGSGKTTLAVHVARRLMGSYPDGQLFIDLRGHNDGNLMDPATALVVLLRQLGVPAARIPMDMEERRGLWRSEMSGRRAVVVLDNAADSEQVVPLLPVTAHSVVLVTARRRLLDLDVGPPESLSSLSPDEGVRLLAASAGADRVHAEPESAAEIVRRCGHLPLAIRLVGSRLAHRRNRRLADLAARLAIHDSTLATFGAGDRSVASAFDASYEPLNEVGKRVFRLLGLHTGYYGVAMVAAMAGLSYSEAGEIVDDLIDRHLVEETANGRYRMHDLVRQYARERCVEADLAQVRQAALVSLFDLVLHTSIVAAKTLNRLVNVRQDIGDVVPERPDLVPGCDAVDVDWLERERSNLNLLIELAAENDADGYTWRISRVLWRFFYVRGYFEDIMRTHEVGLIAAERCGDRSAMRSMKNYLASALTKTGSYRRAILCLEEALAMAEESNDKREVARIRGNLSVVYWAKGDFEQSSILAVEALRELPLSDLSRIRIHLPNIGLALTSLGRYPEALRAHRLHLFWARVEGDCYQIANAFSHIAGVRVRMGEHSQALRLLRSALVLYARTGHRYGEADARNVMGIAYRGIGRLKDALRQHELALELAGDFAESQAECSVLNELGRTLAAAGDIDGATRAHRQAFETAARTDNRYEQARALTGLAEHLLTTHPTEARRHWERALALFQRTGAPERLDVERRLAEIAAAALSASSSEH